DNA from Neoarius graeffei isolate fNeoGra1 chromosome 17, fNeoGra1.pri, whole genome shotgun sequence:
GTGTTGGCACTCCAGGTTAGGTCGTTCTCCAGTTCAGGTTTCTCGGCATTGAACTGGAGAACGACCTAACCTGGAGTGCCAACACCAAGGAGCTGCTGAAGAAGGCGCAGAAGAGACTGTACTTTCTGGGAATCCTCAGAAAAAACTGTCTCCCCCAAAATCTGCTCCGGGCCTTCTATCACTGCTCCATAGAGAGTGTGCTCACGTACGGGCTGTGTGTATGGTACAGCAGCTGCACATCCTCAGAGAAGAAGGCACTCCACAGGGTCAttagggcagcagagaaaacaataggctgccccctccccaccctggaacagatttaTACCTCCAGATGCCACAGGAAAGCAATGGACATtttcaaaagactcttcacaccctggtcactgtctcttccagcttttgcaatcaggcaagagatacagagcaatgaaaaccaggacaaaccacctaaaaaacagtttttatcccaaagcaatcatggctttaaactcaaatgtgcaatagaaCTATTCTTGGCCAATGTGTAATTTGTgcaatatatatctcatctcatctcattatctctagccgctttatcctgttctacagggtcacaggcaagctggagcctatcccagctgactatgggcaaaaggcagggtacaccctggacaagtcgccaggtcatcacagggctgacacataggcacagacaaccattcacacctatagtcaatttagagtcaccagttaacctaacctgcatgtctttggactgtgggggaaaccggagcacccagaggaaacccacggggacaacatgcaaactccgcacagaaaggccatcgccagccacggggcgtgaacctggaccttcttgctgtgaggcgacggcgctaactactacatgaccatatatatatatatatatatatatatatatatatatatatatataatattaatatatattcttatcagtgcaatctgtgtacatacagaaccaaaacaattctGTTTGTACTATTTTAAGTGCAATCCATGCACATATAGAACCATACGATAGATgttccccctcctagaactgccaccttattgtggtggaggggtttgtgtgcttgaatgatcctaggagctatgttgtcgggggcattacgcccctgttagacaggtcctaggtgacaggccagaccaagagcagttcaccaaaaccccttatgaagaataatcaatcaaggaccgtgaagtcacccggtatggcacagccggggccccaccttggagccaggcctgggattggggctcgtatgcgagcgcttggtggccgggcctttgcccacggggcccggccgggctcagcccgaaatgGAGACATGGGCCCGatgtcctgtgggttcaccacccacagaggtagccataaggggctggtgcagtgtggattggatggcagtcgaaggcaggggcctcgacaacccgatccccagacacagcagctagctgttgggacatggaacgtcacattgctgggggggaaagagcctgagcttgtgtgggaggttgagaggtaccggctagagttagttgggctcacctccacacacagcttgggctccggaacccagctcctcgagaggtgctggactctccacttctctggagtcgcccatggtgagcggcagtgggctggtgtgggcttgcttatagctccccagctcagctgccatgtgttggagtttatcccagtgaatgagagggtcgcctctctgcgccttcggattggggagagggctcttgctgttgtttgtgcctatgggccgaatagcagtatagagtatccggccttcttggagtccctgggagaggtactgagagttgctcagactggggactccattgttctactgggggacttcaacgctcacgtgggcgacgacagtgacacctggaggggcattattgggaggaacggcctccccgatctgaacccgagtggtgttttgttattggacttctgtgctagtcacagtttgtccataacgaacaccatgttcgagcatagggatgttcataagtgcacgtggcaccaggacaccttacgtcggaggtcgatgatcgactttgttgtcgtttcatcggatctctggccctatgtcttggacagtcaggtgaagagaggggctaagctgtcaactgatcaccactggtggtgtgttggatcccctggcagaggaggaagccatacagacctggcaggcccaaatgtatggtgagggtctgctgggaacatctggctgagcactctgtcggggaggtctttaactcccacctccgggagagcttctcccagcttccgagggaggcaggggacattgagtctgagtggaccatgttctctacctccattgtagacgcagctgttcggagctgtggccgcaaggtctccagtgcctgttgtggcggcaatccccaaacccggtggtggacaccaaaagtaagggatgccgtcaatctgaagaaggagttctatcaggccatgttggcctccgggactcctgaggcatctgacgggtatcggcagaccaggcgtgccacagctcgggcagttgcggaggcaaaaactcagaactgggaggagttcggtgaggccatagaGGAGGGctatcagtcggcctcgaagaaattctggcaaaccatccggcacctcaggagggggaagcggtactctgccaacactgtttacagtgcgggtggggagctgttgacctcgactggggacattgtcgggtagtGGAAGGAATatttcaaggatctcctcaatcccaccatcatgtcttccattgaggaagtggaggctgatgactcaggggcggacttgtccattacccaagccgaagtcactgaggtggttagcaagctcctcggtggcaaggcaccgggggtggatgagatccgccccgagtatctcaagtctctggatgttgtggggctgtcttggctgacatgcctctgcaacatcacatggcagtcagggacagtgcctctggagtggcagactggggtggtggtccctctttttaaaaaagggggccagagagtgtgctccaattatagggtaatcacacttctcagcctcccagggaaggtttactccagggtactggagaggagaattcagccgatagtcgaacctcagatccaggaggaacaatgcggttttcgtcctggtcgtggaacactggaccagctctatacccttcatagggtgctcgagggttcacggGAGTTtgtccaaccagtccacatgtgctttgtggatctggagaaggcattcgaccatgtccctcgtggtattctgtggggggtgcttcgggagtatggggttcagggctctttgctaagggctgtccagtccctgtatgaacggagcaggaatctggttcgcattgctggcagtaagtcagacatgttcccagtgcatgttggaccccggcagggctgctctttgtcaccagttctgttcataatttttatggacagaatttctaggcacagccaggggctggaaggaatcctgtttgggaaccacaggatttcatctctgtttTTTGCAGattatgttgtcctgttggcttctgcaaaccaggaccttcagcatgcactggggcagtttgcagtcgagtgtgaagcagctgggatgagaatcagcacctccaagtccgaggccatggttctcgaccagaaaagggtggcttgccctctccaggttggtagagaagtcctgcctcaagtggaggagtttaagtatctcgggatcttgttcacgagtgagggaaggatggagcatgagatcgacaggcagatcggtgcggcctccgcagtgatgcagttgctttaccggtccgtcatggtgaagaaggagctgagccaaaaggtgaagctctcgatttaccggtcgatctacgttccgactctcacctatggtcatgagctttgggtaatgaccgaaagaacaagatcatggatacaagcagccgaaatgagtttcctttgcaggatggctgggcgctcccttagagatagggtgagaagtacagtcactcgggaggagctcggagtagagccgctgctcctccacatcgagaggaatcagctgaggtggctcgggcatctctttcagatgcctccctggggaggtgttccaggcatgtccccctgagaggaggccccggggaagacccaggacatgctggagggactatgtctctcggctggcctgggaacgccttggtgttcttcccgaggagctggctgaggtgtctggggaaagggaagtttgggcttccatgctcagactgctgcctccgcgacccggccccggataagcggaagaagacgagatgagacgagacaacaGATTTCTGTTTGTATTCTGTTTATACCATTTTACCAGTGCAACTCTGTATActttctatttatttttatactttatttgttctccccttttttctttttttccttcttttttcaatttcgttgtacctttggGAATGTGACAatgacaatctcatctcatctcagttGCAGCCtgtccaagaccaaaaagggggtgaggcagttcctggggctggcaggctattataggcagtttgtgcctaactttttggatgtcaccagcccgctgactgacctcactaaaaaagggggcaccagatctggtccagtggatggagccatgcGGATGGGTTTTTGTGCAGGTTAAAGCAGTTTTGTTTGAGGGCCCGCTGTTGCATTCTCTTGAATTTTCTCTCCCATTTGTTTTGCAGACCAATGTGTCAGACAAAGGgttggggccattttgtcccaggtggtggagggggaggagcacccggtactgtacatcagccacaagctcgccATGCAAGAATCAAAGTATAGCAATATAGAGAAGGAGTGTATGGCTATCAAGTGGGTAGTCCTCACTCTttggtactacctgctaggatgtctgttcaccctctgttccaaccatgccctgctccagtggctccaccgcatgaatgatgccaatgtgtggatcacctGTTGCTATCTAGCCcttcagccatttaaattcaaggtggtccacaggcgggggggcacagatggtggtagcagattacctctcccaccgggggggagtcagctgcagcctggacagctccccagcctgagtcaggcgatgggggtatatggcagtaagtgtgtggtcaagcaccggctgtgaatggcgaggagtcaggttgaaccagcaggtaacgtgatgagttacacctgtgtctaattactggctgtcaatTAATGGGTGTCTCcatgtgtctttcagatggccagtaatgagagagagaactgagttccccaacatgtgtgtgtttgtgccagtgttcactgaaaagtgagaGTAAAAATAAAGCGCACCTTGTACTGTCACACCTGTCTCCAAGTTCCTCATTGCCCCAACATAAAAATCCATTATAGGATTCAAAAACACACTTTGTATGGTCAACAATCTGCAAACAGATGCTATTCTGGGAAATCATTGCATGTGGCCTCTCTTTGCTTCCATCCATATCTGATCAGGAATTCACTAATGAACTGATGAGAGATTTTAGGAACAGGAAATTCCACTCAGGATTTTTTTCCTCTTCCTTTTTAGAACTGTTGTCTATCATAATTTTTCTTTCACAGTTTATATACTAATAGGGGCATTGTTTAAAACATAATGTTTGTATGACTTCTCTTGAATTCACCCCTTAATAGGATACACTAGATTGGTACAACTTGCGTATAGTAAGTAATCTATTATGATCTCTTCCTCCAtatactgatgatgatgatgatgatgatagtttatttcgaacatgtaaacaaataatgaataaataagcagaaaacaagaaaagcaaaacagcatttgcaacaagaacacgtaaaaagccactaaattagaaaataaaccttaaataatataggtaataataatatatcaaaatcaaaacaaaaatacaaacaaggacacactaagcagttttgaatttacatgtccgaaaaggagtgggctgaagtaaaacttatttaatcccacccctcttcTTTAGTCAATAAAAATTGATTATCTAGCATACCACGCTCACAATGGAGAAGAACAAGATAAAAACAAAGCAAATAGACGAtgactcaaaaaagaaaaaaacacacagtaaacagccagttatgattaatccccttcatccttatacccgtaccttgtgaaaatcaaatttttgtacatctttttaaaccacttcatgtctggacatcccttgagctcctcatttaaactgttctaCCGCTTTACTtcacaaacagaaatacaaaaacttttcttggttgtgcgcaccctataatttttaaatttaaataaaccccttaaattataactctcatctctttcagtgaacagtttttgaatattatgtggtagttgattattgtttgctttgaataatatttgtgctgtttgacagtccaccagatctgcaaatttcagtatttctgactgtaagaataatATATTGGTATGATCCCGataaccagccttgtgtataatccttattgctcttttttggagaatgaataatgaatgtattgtatttttgtaattattgccccatacctctgcacagtaacttaaataaggtgaaaccagggaacagtaaagaatccggagtgaattgtgatctagaaactgtttgactttgtttaatattgcaatacttcttgatactttggattgtatgttttttacATGTGGTTTCCGAGTTTTTCATCAATAAttgttccaagaaatttgatttccttaattctttctataataaccccatttatttgaatatttatttgtgtctttgttttgttgttaccaaataatattactttggatttgttcaagtttaatgataatttgttactGTTGTACTATCCATATTTGCTTAATATTAAGACAGCAAGAAAATTTCTACAGTTGACACCAGAATCATCCTGCATTAAAATGTACAAGAACCACAGGTCCTTCTGTTGTTTCCTCTAAATATGACAGAATTTGAatgccttgttgttgttgttgttgttgttgttgttaaaataATTCATGCAGGAAGATTTTCTCAGGTGCTGCAAATGTGCCAGAATCTTACAGAGTCTTCAGCACAATCATCATAAAAATTTAAttctttcatttttttccagggcggcacagtggcgtagtggttagcgctgtcgcctcacagcaagaaggtcctgggttcgagccccggggctggcgagggcctttctgtgtggagcttgcatgttctccccgtgtccgcgtgggtttcctccgggtgctccggtttcccccacagtccaaagacatgcaggttaggttaactggtgactctaaattgaccgtaggtgtgaatgtgagtgtgaatggttgtctgtgtctatgtgtcagccctgtgatgacctggcgacttgtccagggtgtgccccgcctttcgcccgtagtcagctgggataggctccagcttgcctgcgaccctgtagaaggataaagcggctagagatgatgagaatgagatgagatttttttccagtttttcaggGGTAACAGCTGGTAGGAGGAGTGAAAGTGTTCACACGGAAAGCAGGAAGACAATACCGGAAACTTTACATGGAGTGCAGACTGTAACAGACACTTGTGGTACATGATTTACTCAGCTGCCTCAGCAAGATGTTTGCAGCTGTGCTGATTATAACAGGTATGTCTTTTTGCCTACTTTATGTGCATTTTACATAAGAAATATAAAAATTATACATGATAAAATATATACTTGATTcttgatttaaaacaaaaaacagactAAAGTGTGAAGAGTTTCTTCATGTTCTTAGTATTCTGTATTTGGCTTCAGTCCTTCTATATTTTGTGAATATATTTTCACAGGGATATACACAGCAGTGGGTTTCAACATTTACACAACACCAGTGAACAGCTTTACAAATGAAGACCTACTCTTCGGTCAAACCCTTATTCAATCAACAGATGGGTTAGTGTTGTCTACTAAgttttaaaaatattaaaataatttGAATATGCTTGTCTACCAAAAGCACTGGAATATTACATTGAGTGAATATTTATATTGATATAATTAACATAATTAAGTAGATTTGCTCTCTAATATGTTAAAAATGTatatctttttattattttttaatagagTTTTTGTTCCTTCTCCTAACTCTGGAGACATTTTCAGATGCACAGAAAAAAGCTGTTCTAGAATGGATGCTATTGGTAAAGGTTTTATTTTTGTAACTTTAGTAATGTGTTGTCAATTTGATATGTATTTTAAAAATAGGCCAGACATGCTTAAACATATACCATACTATTTGGCTTTAATACGTTGCATTTGCTTTAAATTGCAATTACGTAAGACTGTCTTTACTCTGTAAATGTATGATAAAAAATAATCAGTTACAGGAGGAATGAAAGGCCTGAGTCCAATTGTATCTGTAGCATCCTGCTTGACTGAACAAAAGGAGCAGCTTCTGGTACATTCTTCTCACATTTTCAGTgacattaaataaaatattttccatGATGATTCTTTGATATATTTTTTGGTAATTAGAAGTGAATTTTACTCAAATGTAGGTCTGATATTGTATGTGATTGAGTAGTTGATTGAGCAGTTGAGTTCGTGCTTACTTTTTTATAACAGTCTAGTTCTGTGTAAAACCACAGTTTCCCCTACTGAAGGCGTCAGACATTTTGACTTCTCTTTTCTGGCAGTGACTCATGTTCCCTTACAAAATGATCATGAAAAGAGATGATATGTTGCTAAACTAAGATctgataaataaatacataattgTTGTGTTGACAATACACACAACTATAGCCTACCCAGAGGCAGACACCTCATTAATAACAAATTAGCAGATCATTTACAATTCTCTGGTGAAAATTATTTCCCTATTCATTACAGCCACCTGCAATCACTCATGGCCTTTCTTAGTCATAAGTCTGACCACATGCATTTGTGACATCACTGCCCCAAATTCTCAACAGATTTTTCAAATGGCTTTTCATGTCACCAAACAAGAGACACTTCCCCAGCAGCCGCCATCTTGCTGTAATTCTGAGTTTCTGATGTGAGCCACTTTATTCTCTAAAATATCACACAACAGTTCAGACATTTTTCTATAGCACCATTAAAACTTGAGAACAAAAAAGACCTCAATTCAGAAAACTCTTAttaatccatttctcacaatgatCATGAGGTTGTCACAGTTGGATCAGGGACAAAATTTTAAAAAGCTAGGATTGTAAAAGGAGACGAAATCCTGAAAACAGAGGACATATACTGTATTTATATAACTAACTAATTAACTGACtaaattatttaaataattaaacTTGGCTAaataaggtcaataattaaacaaacaaataaaaatctttatTGATCTTCACCCTACAAGATGCTTTTATACATGCCGTAGTCAGTTTAATTATAATTAAAGGATacttgaaaaacaaatgaatctcTAAAGCTCATGAACTTTAAATTAAACATCTGTTATCTCAACAATTAGGTTTGTAACCAAGTTCGGACAAGGAACTCATCAGCTGAGTATTTCAACGGAAACTGTACAAACATATCTGACAAGCAAGAAAAGAGTAAAATCTATCCTGATAAGTTGGGTATGTGTCTGCACTAAATCATACACAAGAAATTCTCTCAACAGAAGAGTTTTCAATGATTCTCACTTAATAACAAAATACTTTAGTTTTACAGTTACTGGAacaaaataataacaacaacaacaacattcatCAAAGTAATCAAAAATCTCCAAATCAAGGTAAAAGCATCTGAGGAAAAAGTAgtaattgttaataattaacaATATATTATGTACATTTTATCAATAATGGATGTTTAAATATTGTAAATGCTTTGCTCAGACCACTGGAGGAAGAGAAGAGCTGTACAGAATGATGACAATGAAGGTAATTTAAATTTTGTTAATTAGTCCATGAGCAAAATTAATACAGTATCAGATGACTGATGCATGTCTGATGTACATCACTTCCTTAAACTACAGTTTAGATTCTCATATAGGTAATATTTGTGAAATCCTTCTGCTGCTTTTGTTTATGTAAAGATGCAGGGACGGAGATATCTTTTGTGCTGGATGGATCTGGTAGCATTAACGAGGAGGATTTTGAAAGGGCCAAAGACTTTATTTATAATGTGATGAAAAATGTTCGGACAACATGTTTCACTGTAAGTAAAATCAAACAGTATGAAAAATTCATGATATGATAATTGTAGGAACCAATATCACAATTTAACATACTGTAGTCaaatcccatttcca
Protein-coding regions in this window:
- the itgae.1 gene encoding integrin alpha-E isoform X1, whose product is MFAAVLIITGIYTAVGFNIYTTPVNSFTNEDLLFGQTLIQSTDGVFVPSPNSGDIFRCTEKSCSRMDAIVTGGMKGLSPIVSVASCLTEQKEQLLVCNQVRTRNSSAEYFNGNCTNISDKQEKSKIYPDKLVLQLLEQNNNNNNNIHQSNQKSPNQDHWRKRRAVQNDDNEDAGTEISFVLDGSGSINEEDFERAKDFIYNVMKNVRTTCFTCNFAIVQYGRNIRTELSLQENEDGVRALNKVKNITQIHEITKTASALHHVLTDVFVPENGSKKNAKKIIILLSDGQMLGDTRNLTDVLNMPQMEGIVRYAIGVGPEVLNKQKAMEEMMEIAGSNDRFFNASDYAALEKIISPLEEKIIGIEGKSQVPGQDSVAQQQVRFLFFFNNKLTG
- the itgae.1 gene encoding integrin alpha-E isoform X2; amino-acid sequence: MFAAVLIITGIYTAVGFNIYTTPVNSFTNEDLLFGQTLIQSTDGVFVPSPNSGDIFRCTEKSCSRMDAIVTGGMKGLSPIVSVASCLTEQKEQLLVCNQVRTRNSSAEYFNGNCTNISDKQEKSKIYPDKLVLQLLEQNNNNNNNIHQSNQKSPNQDHWRKRRAVQNDDNEDAGTEISFVLDGSGSINEEDFERAKDFIYNVMKNVRTTCFTCNFAIVQYGRNIRTELSLQENEDGVRALNKVKNITQIHEITKTASALHHVLTDVFVPENGSKKNAKKIIILLSDGQMLGDTRNLTDVLNMPQMEGIVRYAIGVGPEVLNKQKAMEEMMEIAGSNDRFFNASDYAALEKIISPLEEKIIGIEGKSQVPGQDSVAQQQEKEYCTV
- the itgae.1 gene encoding integrin alpha-E isoform X3 — encoded protein: MFAAVLIITGIYTAVGFNIYTTPVNSFTNEDLLFGQTLIQSTDGVFVPSPNSGDIFRCTEKSCSRMDAIVTGGMKGLSPIVSVASCLTEQKEQLLVCNQVRTRNSSAEYFNGNCTNISDKQEKSKIYPDKLVLQLLEQNNNNNNNIHQSNQKSPNQDHWRKRRAVQNDDNEDAGTEISFVLDGSGSINEEDFERAKDFIYNVMKNVRTTCFTCNFAIVQYGRNIRTELSLQENEDGVRALNKVKNITQIHEITKTASALHHVLTDVFVPENGSKKNAKKIIILLSDGQMLGDTRNLTDVLNMPQMEGIVRYAIGVGPEVLNKQKAMEEMMEIAGSNDRFFNASDYAALEKIISPLEEKIIGIEGKLQRM